A region from the Ichthyobacterium seriolicida genome encodes:
- a CDS encoding BspA family leucine-rich repeat surface protein: MFKKNYFVKSVIFSFVLLSAIIFSCDKKNIIEDDLDICINSFELLNSENERKNLGSDIISEINAQEHTISLTVPHIAELTGLKFNIKLCEGTTISPASGEEVNFEVIEESTEEETTKKPSPQRYKKIFTLTKGGTQKEYTVIITRALSSDCSISSFELKKTENNGKIFGDRVGQITKTDGANTITLHVSDAANLDDLTPTIIHTGAIITSGEVVSTTENSITTTTVNYTVTAEDGKTTKVYAVKYVKSLSSDNRISKFEFKKESNVNDGLKLTRSSIAEEGKTVDVTIDNSAGTVKVKVSTEAYITDLIPTITRHTSATISPEIAAHNYSNGNKVYTITAEDGQTKQYTVSIATDLSNAKEISSFKLEKSKNETKIFGDREGVITESTDTSTITLHVSDAATLTDLKPTIIHTGASITSGEVVSTTVNSITTTTVSYTVTAADGKTKVYEVKYVKDLSSNNRISKFEFKKENNVNDGLKLTRSSAAERGKTADVTIDNSAGTIKVKVSTAATITALTPTITKHASATISPAEGIHDYATSKTYTITAQDGQTKQYTVSVFKDLSNTKDISSFKFEHAQNGDKGFNGQDYGGTINNPSNADWEGTITIAKMPHTITNLTGLKPTIAISASATVNPAAEVVQNFTRGTAVVYTVTAQDGTTRNYNVTIGELSAMADITSFKIKQLDHSIIAPNVTTDMTISPTNGGNDYTIVLDGEDDNDVKLKPEIVVSPSATVNPASGAETTFTYGIAQTYTVTAENGATKVYSVTVKSSNSKMKSFKFKTSDVNNSSKRIVQDVTGVIDHGTKTVTVNVAHDAELNGLTPHIELCKGASISPEATTPQDFSSEKTYTVTAQDGKSTANYAVTVYTLKKEFISKWRTNRTYEKIQLPIYDGGDYDFIVDWGDGTEPKRITNDNIVDASHMYLHSGEKTITITGKIEGFNFGEVFKCNAYNSSIIGCADAEKIIGISSWGELKFGNRGGYFDGCKNLTFLPLEAPNLEGVTNMNSMFRGAINFNQNIGNWNVSNVTSMYRMFMGATFFNQNLNNWNVSNVQMMNSMFLLARFFNQNLNNWNVSNVKDMEYMFAGATDFNQDLSSWNVSNVQIMEAMFSGATAFNKDLSSWNVSNVKYMRRMFEGATSFNQNIGSWNVSRVSSMSEMFRGAINFNQNIGNWNVSNVEDMEWMFTSATAFNQDISSWNVSNVMKMDQMFKDAVSFNQNISKWDLCKSMYSMGLMFSGATSFKQDLSKWKVPRGTSMIHMFENSGMPYSGSDKSEHPTHKTSDY; this comes from the coding sequence ATGTTTAAGAAAAATTATTTTGTAAAGAGCGTTATTTTCTCTTTTGTGTTGTTGTCGGCGATTATTTTTTCCTGTGATAAAAAGAACATTATAGAAGATGATTTAGATATATGTATAAATTCATTTGAATTACTGAATTCTGAAAATGAGCGAAAAAACTTAGGTTCTGATATAATTTCTGAGATAAATGCTCAAGAGCATACTATATCATTAACAGTTCCTCATATTGCTGAATTAACTGGATTAAAGTTTAATATAAAACTATGTGAAGGGACTACCATATCCCCTGCTAGTGGAGAAGAAGTCAATTTTGAAGTTATAGAAGAATCTACAGAGGAAGAAACTACTAAAAAGCCTTCTCCTCAACGTTATAAAAAGATATTTACTTTAACAAAAGGTGGAACGCAAAAAGAGTATACAGTAATCATAACAAGAGCTTTATCTAGTGATTGTTCCATTAGTTCTTTTGAATTAAAGAAGACTGAGAATAATGGTAAAATTTTTGGAGATAGAGTGGGGCAAATTACTAAAACTGATGGAGCTAATACAATAACATTACATGTATCTGATGCTGCTAATTTAGATGACTTAACTCCTACAATAATTCACACAGGGGCTATTATTACTTCGGGAGAAGTAGTTTCTACTACTGAAAACAGTATTACAACAACTACAGTAAATTATACAGTAACAGCTGAAGATGGAAAGACAACAAAGGTTTATGCGGTAAAATATGTCAAAAGCTTGTCTTCTGATAATAGAATTTCTAAATTTGAGTTTAAGAAAGAGAGTAATGTTAATGATGGTCTAAAATTAACTAGGTCTTCTATTGCTGAAGAAGGTAAAACAGTTGATGTTACAATTGATAATTCTGCTGGAACCGTAAAGGTAAAAGTATCTACAGAAGCATATATAACAGATTTAATCCCCACTATAACTAGGCATACTAGTGCTACTATAAGTCCAGAAATTGCAGCTCATAATTATAGTAATGGTAATAAAGTTTATACCATTACAGCTGAAGATGGTCAAACAAAACAGTATACAGTGTCTATTGCTACGGATTTGTCTAATGCTAAAGAGATAAGCAGTTTTAAATTAGAAAAATCTAAAAATGAAACTAAGATTTTTGGAGATAGAGAGGGCGTTATTACGGAATCTACTGATACTTCTACTATAACATTACACGTGTCTGATGCTGCAACTTTAACTGATCTAAAACCTACAATAATTCATACAGGGGCTAGTATTACTTCGGGAGAAGTAGTCTCTACTACTGTAAACAGTATTACCACAACTACAGTAAGTTATACAGTAACTGCTGCAGATGGAAAAACAAAGGTCTATGAGGTAAAATATGTCAAAGACTTATCTTCTAATAATAGAATTTCTAAATTTGAGTTTAAGAAAGAGAACAATGTTAATGATGGTCTAAAATTGACTAGATCTTCTGCTGCTGAAAGAGGTAAAACGGCAGATGTTACAATTGATAATTCTGCTGGAACCATAAAGGTAAAAGTGTCTACTGCAGCAACCATAACAGCTTTAACTCCTACTATAACCAAGCATGCTAGTGCCACTATAAGTCCAGCTGAAGGTATTCATGATTATGCAACTTCTAAGACTTATACCATTACAGCTCAGGATGGTCAAACAAAACAGTATACAGTTTCTGTTTTTAAGGATTTGTCTAATACTAAAGACATAAGCAGTTTTAAATTTGAGCATGCTCAAAATGGTGATAAGGGCTTTAATGGTCAGGATTATGGTGGCACCATAAATAATCCTTCTAATGCAGATTGGGAAGGGACTATAACTATCGCAAAAATGCCACATACTATTACAAATTTAACAGGTCTAAAGCCTACTATAGCTATCAGTGCTAGTGCCACAGTAAATCCAGCAGCTGAAGTAGTACAAAATTTCACTCGTGGTACAGCTGTAGTATATACTGTAACAGCTCAAGATGGAACTACTAGAAATTATAATGTAACCATAGGTGAGTTAAGTGCAATGGCAGATATTACTTCTTTTAAAATTAAACAGTTAGATCATAGTATCATTGCTCCAAATGTTACAACAGATATGACGATAAGTCCTACAAATGGTGGAAATGATTATACAATAGTATTAGATGGAGAAGATGATAATGATGTAAAATTAAAACCTGAAATAGTAGTGTCTCCAAGTGCTACAGTAAATCCAGCTTCTGGAGCAGAAACTACCTTTACTTATGGTATAGCTCAAACTTATACTGTAACAGCTGAAAATGGTGCTACAAAAGTATATAGTGTAACTGTAAAGTCGTCGAATTCTAAGATGAAATCATTTAAGTTTAAAACTAGTGATGTAAATAATAGTAGTAAAAGAATTGTTCAAGATGTAACAGGAGTTATAGATCATGGTACTAAAACAGTAACTGTAAATGTTGCGCATGATGCAGAGCTTAATGGTTTAACTCCTCATATAGAATTATGTAAGGGAGCTAGTATTAGTCCCGAAGCTACTACACCGCAAGACTTTAGTAGTGAAAAAACTTACACTGTTACTGCTCAAGATGGGAAAAGCACTGCTAATTATGCTGTAACGGTTTATACCTTAAAGAAGGAATTTATCTCTAAATGGAGGACCAACCGAACATATGAAAAAATACAATTGCCTATATACGATGGAGGAGACTATGACTTTATAGTAGACTGGGGAGATGGTACAGAACCTAAACGCATCACGAACGACAATATAGTCGATGCTTCACATATGTATTTACACTCAGGAGAAAAAACCATCACTATCACAGGAAAAATAGAAGGTTTTAACTTCGGAGAAGTTTTCAAATGTAATGCATATAATTCTAGCATCATAGGTTGTGCTGATGCAGAAAAGATAATAGGTATTTCATCTTGGGGAGAGTTAAAATTTGGTAATCGCGGAGGGTATTTTGACGGGTGCAAAAACTTAACTTTCTTACCTCTAGAAGCGCCTAATTTAGAAGGGGTTACTAATATGAATTCGATGTTTAGGGGTGCTATAAATTTCAATCAAAATATAGGCAACTGGAATGTTTCTAATGTTACTAGTATGTATCGAATGTTTATGGGTGCTACATTTTTCAATCAAAACTTAAATAACTGGAATGTTTCTAATGTTCAAATGATGAACTCAATGTTTTTACTTGCTAGATTTTTCAATCAAAACTTAAATAACTGGAACGTTTCTAATGTTAAAGATATGGAATACATGTTTGCAGGTGCTACAGATTTTAATCAAGATTTAAGTTCTTGGAATGTTTCTAATGTTCAAATTATGGAAGCGATGTTTTCAGGTGCTACAGCTTTTAATAAAGATTTAAGTTCTTGGAATGTATCTAATGTTAAGTATATGAGACGGATGTTTGAAGGAGCTACATCTTTCAATCAAAATATAGGTAGTTGGAATGTTTCTAGGGTTTCTAGTATGTCTGAGATGTTTAGGGGTGCTATAAATTTCAATCAAAATATAGGCAACTGGAATGTTTCTAATGTTGAGGATATGGAATGGATGTTTACCAGTGCTACAGCTTTTAATCAAGATATAAGTTCTTGGAATGTTTCTAATGTTATGAAGATGGACCAGATGTTTAAAGATGCTGTATCTTTCAATCAAAATATAAGTAAATGGGACTTATGTAAGTCTATGTATTCGATGGGATTAATGTTTAGCGGTGCTACATCTTTCAAACAAGACTTAAGCAAATGGAAAGTGCCAAGAGGAACTAGCATGATACATATGTTTGAAAATTCAGGAATGCCTTATAGTGGCTCTGATAAGAGCGAGCATCCTACACATAAAACATCTGATTATTAG
- the mtaB gene encoding tRNA (N(6)-L-threonylcarbamoyladenosine(37)-C(2))-methylthiotransferase MtaB: protein MHLMNKVAFYTLGCKLNFSETSTISRDLTKNGYENVSFEDKADIYIINTCSVTENADNKFRSVVKSALKKNPNAFLIAIGCYAQLKPEEISQINGVDMVLGATEKFKILNYINDIAKKPLTEVHSCEIGNADFFVSSYSMGDKTRAFLKVQDGCDYKCTYCTIPLARGKSRSDTLESVINNAVDISNNGIKEIVLTGVNVGDFGKLNPGDKTYKNSFFELIQELDKVTGIDRVRISSIEPNLLKNEIIRFVSKSSKIVPHFHIPLQSGSDTILRRMKRRYLTNLYSKKIDTVKKIMPDACIGADVIVGFPGETEELFLETYNFILNTDISYLHVFSYSERDNTYAADNIKEVIPKEVRNKRSKMLRTLSAKKRRAFYESQLNKEFLVLFESENKSGFIHGFTENYVKVKTYWNPELVNTIHKVTLSKISQEGEVICDFI from the coding sequence ATACATCTCATGAACAAAGTAGCTTTTTACACATTAGGGTGCAAATTAAATTTTTCAGAGACTTCTACTATATCGAGAGATCTCACCAAAAATGGTTATGAAAATGTGTCTTTCGAAGATAAGGCCGATATATATATAATCAACACCTGTTCTGTAACAGAAAACGCTGATAATAAATTTAGAAGTGTAGTAAAATCAGCCCTTAAAAAAAATCCCAACGCTTTTTTAATAGCCATAGGCTGTTATGCTCAACTCAAACCAGAGGAGATATCTCAAATAAATGGGGTAGATATGGTTTTAGGTGCTACTGAAAAATTCAAGATACTAAACTATATAAACGATATCGCTAAAAAGCCCTTGACAGAAGTCCACTCTTGCGAGATAGGAAATGCAGATTTCTTTGTGAGTTCTTATTCTATGGGAGACAAAACACGTGCCTTTTTGAAAGTACAAGATGGATGTGATTACAAATGCACATATTGCACTATTCCACTAGCTAGAGGGAAGTCTAGAAGTGATACTTTAGAAAGTGTTATAAATAATGCTGTAGATATTTCCAATAATGGAATAAAAGAAATAGTACTTACAGGAGTAAACGTAGGTGACTTTGGAAAGTTAAACCCAGGAGATAAGACTTATAAGAATTCTTTTTTCGAGTTGATACAAGAATTAGACAAGGTAACAGGCATAGATAGAGTTAGAATTTCATCAATAGAACCGAACTTATTAAAAAATGAAATCATACGATTTGTATCTAAGTCAAGTAAAATAGTTCCTCATTTTCACATACCTCTACAATCGGGCAGTGATACTATTTTAAGGAGGATGAAGAGGCGTTATCTTACAAATCTCTATTCTAAAAAGATAGATACTGTTAAAAAAATAATGCCTGATGCTTGCATAGGAGCCGACGTAATAGTAGGATTCCCTGGAGAAACTGAAGAACTGTTTTTAGAGACATATAATTTTATATTAAACACTGATATATCTTATTTACATGTCTTTTCTTATTCTGAACGAGATAATACTTATGCTGCTGATAATATCAAAGAGGTAATACCCAAAGAAGTGAGAAATAAGAGGAGTAAAATGTTGCGCACTCTATCAGCCAAAAAACGAAGAGCCTTTTATGAATCTCAGTTAAACAAGGAGTTTCTAGTTCTCTTTGAATCTGAAAATAAAAGCGGATTTATACACGGCTTCACTGAAAATTACGTCAAGGTAAAAACCTATTGGAATCCAGAATTAGTAAATACTATACATAAAGTGACTTTGTCAAAAATATCTCAGGAAGGAGAGGTTATATGTGATTTTATATAG
- the alaS gene encoding alanine--tRNA ligase, whose protein sequence is MKSKDIRGLFLDFFKDKQHKIVESAPIISKDDPSLLFVNAGMNPFKNIFLNSEKPFAPRVSNTQKCLRVSGKHNDLEEVGRDTYHHTMFEMLGNWSFGDYFKQEAIDWAWELLTKIYKIDPKDLFVTVFEGDKKDGIELDLEAHTFWEKHLPKDRILKCGKKDNFWEMGSTGPCGPCSEIHIDIRDDHEKRAVPGRDLVNKDNPQVIEIWNLVFIQYNRKSNGVLEKLPQQHVDTGMGFERLCMILQGVKSSYDTDIFTPIISKISEITGKKYNDKEDTDIAIRVIADHLRAIAFSIADGQLPSNTGAGYVIRRILRRAVRYGFTFLERKQPFIYKIVDTLVIEMSETFTELKAKKTLIKNVIKEEEESFFKTLEQGMIRIDQMIKDSKGDTVSGEKVFQLYDTYGFPVDLTGLILKEHHMKLDEQGFKKEMEIQKNRSRESACVKIDDWIEIIKDHKGEFIGYDCLTSEVKISKYRKVTTKDKHIYQLVFNITPFYAESGGQIGDTGYIESSNVRIPIIDTKKENNLTVHIVNEIPENTTDTFNAAVEKSRRNKITINHSATHLLHQALRNILGQHVEQKGSYVSDKYLRFDFSHFSKLSPDQIRDVEKFVNNKVRSNIILEEKREVPIDEAKAQGATALFGEKYSDLVRVIKFGDSIELCGGTHVKQTGDIFLFKITQETSIATGIRRVEAITSSAAEEFFTEKLNLLEEVKSKLKNTSDPIKAITDLQEENSIYKKKILSMTKEKTKSIKANLLKSISRMEDINFISTELDLDTESVKSLAFELDREIQNLFFIAGSVSNGKINITVFISKNLVKERNLSANEIIQKISREIDGRGGGQDFFAIAGGKNQGGLPRAMQLAKEYIS, encoded by the coding sequence ATGAAATCAAAAGATATAAGAGGGTTGTTTTTAGATTTTTTCAAAGACAAACAACACAAAATAGTCGAATCCGCTCCTATTATCTCTAAAGATGACCCTTCATTACTCTTTGTAAACGCTGGGATGAATCCCTTTAAAAACATATTTTTAAATAGTGAAAAGCCTTTTGCTCCAAGAGTTTCTAACACTCAAAAATGTCTTAGGGTATCTGGAAAACACAACGATTTAGAGGAGGTGGGTAGAGATACTTATCATCACACTATGTTCGAAATGTTGGGCAACTGGTCTTTTGGAGATTATTTTAAACAAGAAGCTATTGATTGGGCTTGGGAATTATTGACCAAAATATATAAAATAGATCCTAAAGATCTCTTTGTGACTGTTTTCGAAGGGGATAAAAAAGACGGTATAGAGCTCGACTTAGAGGCTCATACATTCTGGGAAAAACATCTTCCTAAGGATAGAATCCTAAAATGTGGTAAAAAAGATAACTTTTGGGAAATGGGATCTACTGGTCCTTGCGGACCTTGTTCGGAAATACATATAGATATAAGAGATGACCATGAAAAAAGAGCTGTACCTGGCAGAGATCTAGTAAATAAAGATAATCCTCAAGTAATAGAAATTTGGAATCTGGTATTTATTCAGTATAATCGAAAATCTAATGGTGTATTAGAAAAACTTCCTCAGCAGCACGTAGATACTGGAATGGGATTTGAGAGATTATGTATGATTCTACAAGGAGTGAAATCGAGTTACGACACTGATATATTTACACCTATAATCTCTAAAATATCTGAGATAACAGGGAAAAAATACAACGATAAGGAAGATACAGATATAGCTATAAGAGTCATAGCAGATCACCTTCGTGCTATAGCTTTTTCTATAGCAGATGGACAATTACCTTCTAATACTGGTGCTGGTTATGTCATTAGACGAATATTGAGAAGAGCTGTCAGATATGGATTTACTTTCTTAGAGAGAAAACAACCGTTTATATACAAAATAGTCGACACCTTAGTGATTGAAATGTCAGAGACTTTCACTGAACTAAAGGCTAAAAAGACATTGATAAAAAACGTAATAAAAGAAGAAGAAGAATCTTTCTTTAAAACCTTAGAACAAGGTATGATTAGAATAGATCAAATGATTAAAGATTCAAAAGGAGATACTGTTTCTGGAGAAAAAGTGTTCCAGCTCTATGACACTTATGGATTCCCAGTAGATTTAACTGGATTGATCCTAAAAGAGCACCACATGAAACTAGATGAACAAGGGTTTAAAAAAGAGATGGAAATACAAAAAAATAGATCTAGAGAATCCGCTTGTGTAAAAATTGATGATTGGATAGAGATAATTAAAGATCACAAAGGGGAATTTATAGGTTATGACTGTTTAACAAGTGAGGTGAAAATCTCCAAATACAGAAAGGTGACAACCAAGGATAAACATATATATCAGCTAGTGTTTAATATCACTCCTTTTTATGCTGAAAGTGGGGGGCAAATAGGAGACACGGGATATATAGAAAGTTCTAATGTTAGAATCCCCATAATAGACACCAAAAAAGAAAATAACCTAACGGTTCATATCGTAAATGAAATCCCAGAAAACACGACTGATACTTTTAATGCGGCAGTAGAAAAATCTCGTAGAAATAAGATAACGATCAATCACTCGGCCACACATCTTTTACACCAGGCACTTAGAAATATATTAGGTCAACACGTAGAACAAAAGGGATCATATGTCAGTGATAAATATCTCCGTTTTGACTTTTCACACTTTTCCAAGTTAAGTCCAGATCAGATAAGAGATGTAGAGAAATTCGTCAATAATAAAGTAAGGAGCAATATAATTCTCGAAGAAAAACGTGAAGTTCCAATAGACGAAGCTAAAGCACAAGGCGCTACAGCTCTATTTGGAGAAAAATATTCAGATTTGGTGAGAGTCATAAAGTTTGGTGACTCTATAGAATTATGTGGAGGCACTCATGTTAAACAGACAGGAGATATATTTTTATTTAAAATAACACAGGAGACATCCATAGCTACTGGAATCAGACGTGTAGAAGCTATAACATCATCGGCTGCAGAAGAGTTTTTTACAGAAAAATTAAATCTCTTGGAAGAAGTAAAGAGTAAATTAAAAAACACTTCGGATCCCATAAAAGCCATAACAGATCTACAGGAAGAAAATAGTATTTATAAAAAGAAGATTCTGTCTATGACAAAGGAGAAGACAAAGTCTATAAAGGCTAATCTTTTAAAATCTATAAGTCGTATGGAAGATATCAATTTTATATCTACCGAATTAGATCTAGATACAGAATCTGTTAAGAGCTTAGCATTTGAATTAGACAGAGAGATTCAAAACTTGTTTTTTATAGCTGGATCAGTGTCCAACGGCAAGATAAATATCACAGTTTTTATTTCTAAAAATCTAGTCAAAGAAAGAAATTTAAGTGCTAATGAGATTATTCAAAAAATTTCCAGAGAGATAGATGGCAGGGGTGGCGGACAAGACTTTTTCGCTATAGCTGGAGGTAAAAATCAAGGAGGGTTACCCCGAGCTATGCAACTAGCAAAAGAATACATCTCATGA
- a CDS encoding M23 family metallopeptidase, with protein MTNKKNRYKYDPSSLSFIKITKRRRDILMEVLFFILSSLLFGSIAFSVVFHFVDSPKEKKIKRELNNLLVNYNIINKKINEINSVLEIMKDRDNSIYRVLLVTDSIPSSVRNAGFGGINRYNELKGFDNSQLIMSTVRKTDILAKKLYIQSKSLDEITSLLKNKSKMIASIPAIQPISNKELKRLSSGFGYRTHPIYKVRKMHSGLDFAAPEGTPIYSTGDGIVYAAKSLTTKNRRLNNGYGNVVIIDHGYGYKTLYAHMKEFNVKKGDKVKRGNIIGYVGNTGSSTAPHLHYEVHKNNRRVNPIHFFFNDLSPEEYEEMLELGAIENQSLD; from the coding sequence GTGACAAACAAAAAAAACAGATACAAGTACGATCCAAGCAGTCTCTCCTTTATAAAAATAACCAAAAGGCGTAGAGATATACTAATGGAAGTGCTCTTTTTCATCTTATCGTCTTTGCTTTTTGGAAGTATAGCATTTTCCGTAGTATTCCATTTTGTTGATTCTCCAAAAGAGAAAAAAATTAAGAGGGAGTTAAATAATCTGTTGGTTAATTACAATATAATAAACAAAAAAATAAATGAGATAAATTCTGTTTTAGAAATAATGAAAGATAGAGATAATTCCATTTATAGGGTGTTATTAGTAACCGATAGCATCCCCTCGAGTGTGAGGAATGCTGGTTTTGGAGGAATAAATCGCTATAATGAGTTAAAAGGCTTTGATAATTCCCAACTCATAATGTCCACAGTTAGAAAAACAGATATTCTCGCTAAGAAATTGTACATACAGTCAAAATCACTTGATGAGATAACTTCACTCTTGAAGAATAAGAGTAAGATGATAGCCTCTATACCTGCAATACAACCGATCTCCAATAAGGAATTAAAGAGGTTATCATCTGGTTTTGGATATAGAACACACCCTATATATAAGGTGAGAAAAATGCACAGTGGATTAGATTTTGCAGCTCCTGAAGGCACACCCATTTATTCTACAGGTGATGGTATTGTATATGCTGCGAAGTCCCTTACTACTAAAAACAGAAGGTTAAATAATGGATATGGTAACGTAGTTATTATAGATCACGGATATGGGTATAAAACTCTGTACGCACATATGAAAGAGTTTAACGTTAAGAAAGGAGATAAGGTTAAAAGAGGTAATATAATAGGCTATGTAGGTAATACAGGGAGTTCCACAGCGCCCCATCTTCACTATGAGGTGCATAAGAATAATAGAAGAGTAAATCCTATTCATTTCTTTTTTAATGACCTGAGTCCTGAGGAATACGAAGAAATGTTAGAGTTAGGCGCTATAGAGAATCAATCTTTAGATTAG
- the rlmB gene encoding 23S rRNA (guanosine(2251)-2'-O)-methyltransferase RlmB has translation MNTEDRYISKAFGIHPIMECIKSGKKIIKIFIQKGLKGNNIEDLKEMIRINKIHCVYVPLQKLNSLTRKNHQGVFAFISPIDFFKIDDILPQIYERGDLPLLLILDRVTDVRNFGSIVRTAKCAGVDSIIIPDKGSALINEDAIKTSAGAIYDIPICREKYILNTIDYLYDSGVQVVGATEKTDKSLYEIDFSIPSAIVMGSEEDGISPAYLKKIKERASIPMEKGISSLNVSVACGVFLYEAVRQRTHILSKPTNTIPI, from the coding sequence AATACATCCAATCATGGAGTGCATTAAATCTGGGAAAAAAATCATTAAAATATTCATACAAAAAGGATTAAAAGGCAATAATATAGAAGATCTCAAAGAGATGATAAGGATAAACAAAATACATTGTGTATATGTTCCCTTACAGAAATTAAATAGTCTTACTAGAAAAAATCACCAAGGTGTTTTTGCCTTTATCTCTCCTATAGATTTTTTTAAAATAGATGATATTCTTCCACAGATATATGAAAGAGGAGATCTGCCTCTTCTGCTTATTTTAGACAGAGTGACAGATGTTAGAAATTTTGGATCCATTGTACGTACAGCCAAATGTGCAGGTGTTGATTCCATTATAATCCCCGATAAGGGAAGTGCTCTTATAAATGAGGATGCTATAAAGACATCTGCTGGTGCTATCTACGATATCCCGATTTGTAGAGAGAAATATATACTCAATACAATAGATTATTTGTATGATAGTGGGGTTCAGGTAGTAGGAGCAACAGAAAAAACTGATAAATCTCTATACGAGATAGATTTTAGTATTCCAAGCGCAATAGTTATGGGATCGGAAGAAGATGGTATATCGCCTGCATATCTAAAAAAGATAAAAGAAAGGGCTTCCATTCCTATGGAAAAAGGCATATCGTCTCTTAATGTATCTGTAGCTTGCGGAGTGTTTTTATACGAGGCTGTGAGGCAGAGAACACATATTCTGTCCAAACCCACTAACACTATCCCGATCTAA